From Antechinus flavipes isolate AdamAnt ecotype Samford, QLD, Australia chromosome 1, AdamAnt_v2, whole genome shotgun sequence:
TAAAGAGAATGGTGCAGTGAAAAGAAGACTAGAATTGGATTGAGAATctgaggatctggattcaaatcctatcttctatcGTTCaactctttgagcctcagtttcctgatttgtaaaatcaGAGGGTTGGACTAGGTGACCCTATAAGTCACTTCAGCtgtttgggcctcagtttccctatctgttaAATAATGTGATTAGACTAGATAACTTCTAAATCTAAGTACTTAGAGTCatggagaaataataattaacCAGGTAGGTCAAGGTTATGTGGTTGCACCCTTGTTTCTTGGgttcaattctcttttctttctaaccCTCTCTCATTGACCTCATCAATTCCCATGTGTTCAGTTAATAGCACTATATGGGTGACTCCCCATTCCACATCTGTCCCTTATCTTTCTCCTGTCCTACATCACCAGCCACATGTTGGTTCTCTCTACCTATGCATCAAATaggcatttttaatttaatagtttcAAAATAGGCTGTTTTAGCTTTCTCTTTAAACCTACTACTTCTCCTAACTTTGTAATTTCTGTTGAGGTTATTATTGTTCTTCTAATAATAAACATTATAACCTAGAAATTATCCTTGGCTTTCGCTCTTCCTTATTcatcatataaattataaatcttaTAAATTCCACCTTTACTGAAGGGCCATGGACCCTAATTCAGGCTTTTACCACCTTTTGTTTGGACTATTCAAATGATTTCTTAATGGATATCTTGGTTTCCCATATCCTCTCTTTCCAGTCATTCCTTTTTACAGCtgccaaactgatattcctaaagaagaaaatgtagcTTCCAAGGGTAAAACACAAATTTCTCCATTATTTAAATCCTTCACCATCTGGTTCTACTCTATTTTTCCAGACACATTTCACATTTTCCCAGCCAGACTGGCTAATATACTCTTGCCAGTACACAATATTCCAggcttgttattgttgttatttgtcctttgttcttgaaaaggaccataacatcaggtaGATAATGTCATattcaaatgaattggatttaactgaggaagtgctgtacaaagtcaccagcctcactttatCTTCCAGAGCTAAGATCAGATTAACTAGAGAAGGCTCTAGATACAGTAAATTGGATTATCACACAGAGGACTCAGAAGAAAAACTTGGGACCCTGAGGGAGGCAATGGGAAGAGAGCTGATTTGATAATCAGATAGTCCAGGCAACTAGGTTGTTCAGTTAGGAGGAAGCTGGGTATCTTAGTAGATAGAGCACATGACCCTTAAaggtcaagaagaactgagttcaaattgagagaaataatcatttctctctcaTATTAGTAGTCAATTATTAAAATTGGAAGGGGGAATCAAAGTTTTTTCCTCCTTGAACCATTTCCTTTCTAATCACTCAAGAGCAGAGTTAATGAAACAtagaattaacatttttctcattCTGGGTGTTGCTACTCTACCTAACTAGATCAGACTGCTAATATAAGGTGAAACTCCCTTCTACACAGGCGTGGGTGAGGAACTCTTTATTTAGATTACCCAAGTCTGGGGTTAACAGAAGTAAATGACTTAATCAAAGTTTATTAAAATAGGTCAAATTTCATTGTAATACTCATTCTCTTCTTATttattaaccaatcagagttgattacCACCCTTTGGAACACTCACCTTTCTAAGAGAATATAAATAGTGAGCTAGCCACAATGatattttttttgacatttcaaAAGTGTCACtgacttttcattaaaaatgctatcattattaataaaatgattaatcatTCTGAAATTatatctctcaaactttttaaatgtcacaaaatccagcctcagatactataTGATCCACAAGTTGCTTAACTACAATATATAAATGCCTCTGTTCTTGAGAGCTCCTCAGTAGTCTCCCCTATAGATATgtcattgagaagaaccaaaagcAGAAAATCAGATAAAAGGTTCAGAAATGATAACCTAGAAAAGACAACTTGATCTGATCCATGGAGGCTGTGGGAATAACAATCTTACCAAGCCTTCAGAGACCCCACAGTGCATTTTTTATGGCTTTTGCTGGTCCATGGAAGGCTTTTTTGCTGCACTGGCATTGACACTGGGTGCACGGCATAATAATGGTAAAAGCTTCATAAAAATGTGTTGATTGACTGACAGATAGACTGAATCACTTATTCTTTGTGTGagtttgggtaaatcacttaattctttcAGGGCTTTACTTTAGGCAtccataaaataaagtatttggtTAGGAGTCCACTATTATATGTTTGTATGCTATGGATTCTTATGATAGTCTGAGGACCCTGTGTGTGGACTTCTCAGAATacaatttttaaatgcatgaaataaaccACAAATGATTACAAATGGAACTAactgaaatacaattattaaataGTTAAAATATACATACTCTGTGAAACCTATTTATGAACTCCTTAAGGCTCCAGGAGCTCCCAGTTACTAGCCATTGGAGTATATCATTGCTGAAATCTCTTTTAGTTTTGAATCAATGTTCTTAAAATGGAGGACTGGGCAGAGGGATCCCTACCCTTGAAGCAAGCCCAGTGTGCTCTACCTGCTTTCAAACCTCCTGGGGAGGCTTGGTGATTCTGCTCCTGAATGATGATTGTAACAGAAAGCTCCTCTGCTCTTTGCTGACTTCAGAGCATAAGCAGATATTCCAACAACTTACTCTGTCCTTTTTCATTGTCTTCTGTGCATAAAAAGACTCCAAAGCAGAGAATAagctctatttctttctctggtcaAGGGAAGGCATGTTATAAACTTAGTGGATAAAGAGGCCTGAAAGCTTTTAAAGTTCCTGCCTAGACTAATATCagtccccctctccccccaccttttttttttttttttttttttgcttcttttaactTGAGCTTTTCTGCTTGTTAGTAAAGGAGCATAGAACTAGGCTGCAACCCTGGGGGGTTTAGAAATGTTGGAAGCCATTGGACATCCAGACCTACAATCCATCCCTGATTTTGCAGACAACTGAGCCCACTAAAGATCGAGGTCCCAAGTTCTACACTACACTGAGTCGCAGTGAATATAGCCAAGAGAGACATAACAATACCTCATCTATTGGCTCCTTTGCATTCAGAAGTTAACTTGTGGTAGGTGCTGGTTGAGGTAATTTCTAGTTCACGGCCTGAAGTATTCTAGGCGGCGTTATTTGCCACCCCCCTCCCCACTGGAATATTCAGATTTCTCTTCTTGCTGTATTTCCTTAGTAAATATCATCCCCTTGGAAAATCTAAATTATGTCAATTGGCTAAGTAAGATTGAGGTGTTAGCCCCTAAAAGGTATTAATGATAAAAGACACTAATTATAAAGAAAGTGGGGAGATCTCACTGGAATAAGGGCTCTGGCTTATGGCATTAGAATTTTCTTTATACCTCAGTGTACTCCTAGAATTTTAAGATTCAGCTGGGATCTCTCCAGGAACTGATTCTTCAGTGAGAGTGGGAGTTGGGATAAGGTTTCCAGGTTTTTAAAACTACGATCTTATTGCTTCATCCCTTTTCtgattatttatcttttaattctaCTTAATTAAGTAGCATTTGCTTTAAGATTCTTGTACTTTTTGTAAAGCTGAGGTTTGGACTGAGGTTCGAGTCACTGTTGACCTAAAACAGAACCCAGGAAATGTCAAAAAGTTCCAGAATTATGTGGGGTCTATGGGAGCCCTACATACATATGGgtagatacacatatatggatatatagacatatgtatatatctatccatGCATATGGACATGTGCCTATATGCATTCATACAGAGATTTTTGGTTTGAGTAAGGCTTTTCTGAATATTGGGTCAAATTAGTTACTTATCCTAGCACAGACACACTTCTCTCAAAGTCTTCAGACCTTCCATTTGTAGTCTCCCCaccattcttcttcttctgttgGAGGTACCTCCCTTTTTCTTGGTTGAAATTTAACAGCCAAGTTATAATATAACTCTTATGAGAGACAAATTGAGGCAAATAACCACacgacaagtttttttttttttttccggagTTATTGTTTATTGTGTGTTGTTGTAGTGACATTGTAGAACCGGGTTGTGTAGACTGTAGAGTTGTGGATGTGAGTTAAGTTTTAAATTGTCATCATACATTACACACCTGAAGAACAGAGCTGAATAGTCAGTCACCGGGGCTATTCAGGTGTTCAAAATCCGACACATAACAACAGGACTGGACAGTTCGAGgactattgtttttgttttttgttatttttttttttgttttttttttttgttatttttttggggggtatttaTTTGGATGATTGTGATTGTATTGCAAAGACTTTACAGCCTGTCTAGGGCACTTGGAGGGGTTGTTGAGTCCTGGCTAAGGTATATTGGAATGGAGAAGGGATAACTGTTATCTATTACATGAACTTCCTGAAACTGGGAAATTCCAATATCACTAAAAAGACAAGTGTTACTGGGGTTACTTTGGAACTAGTTAttacctccccccctcccctccaggaAATACTAAATAAGGATAAAGCCAACATGGTGAGAGGGTAAGCTGAGAATCACAGAGAAACTCTCCAGAAGAGAGAAACGCCATCCTCAGCAGCCCCCAACCCAGTGGCAATAATTCTGGGGAATGCAGGTTGTCCACCTGCCATTACTGTTATATCAGGGGACCAACTTTCCACCGGGTTTTATAGACTGTAGAGTTGTGAATGtgagttgttgttgctgttgttgttgttgttgctgttgttgtttttaactacACTCCCCCAAAATGCAGAGTTCCAAGGTTATGGTTTGTGGTGCTTGCAGAGTGTGGATAATTTGGAGGTGCAGAGAATTCACAGGAACTCGATGTCCAGTCCCTCAATTCCCTCCTTTGGGAGGGAAATGCAGCCTCTAACTTTGTGCTCTATTTGTGCTCCATAAGCGGATGATTGGAAGAGCACTACCGGTTGAGCACATAAACAACTTCAGACTGACCCAAGTGCCCAAGGGGAAACCCTTTTGTTGCACCCCTATTGTTGCACCTATCAGGGCAGTCTTTCAATAACTTGGAGCTGATATGcctgtgagaaagagagagaaaaagagagaagaagaaagagagagggagagagagagacagagagagagagagagagagagagagagagagagagagagagagagagagagagagaggtggaggggatgggagaaggggttaaggggaaggagagagggaaaagacatAAAGGGAGGAAgatagagggaaaggggaaggaaataggaagggaGCATAGAGATGGGAAGAGgatgagaaggagaagagaggaaaaggcagaaagagtgagaggaaagaggaaggggagagaggaggaaggagaaagaaaatgggaaagagagggagggaaggagggaggtggaggaggagaaggagagagaaagagagagagaaagaaagaaagaaagaaagaaaaaagaaagaagaagaagaagaagaagaagaagagaagaagaagaagaagaagagaagaagaagaagaagaagaagaagaagaagaagaagaagaagaagaagaaaaagaagaagagaaagaaacagacagatcAGAAATCACCCAAACTGGTGTCACTTGGCCTCAGGGacgggaaactgaggcagaaaggaggCTGCTACTGTACAAGCAGACCTCAAAGTGAGTCCAGATGGGCCTAAACAAACAAGCAGGACCGCCTCCTCCCGGAAGGTCAGGAGACTGGAGGTTTAGGCAGCCTGCTGTAGAAACACCTACGAGAACAGCCAAAGAGCCGGTGGGGCTGTCTCTTCACTTTGACTGTGGACCAAAACAAACATAACTGTGCTGGACTCGCCCGAGAGCAAAATCCAGACTTTGAGCAGAAGCTGAATTCCAGTGCACCAGTACCAAGCAACAAAAATatctttgaggttttttttttttttttttagacccCAAAGATCCTAACCTCAGCCCTCCAAGCCTTTCCTGGGCCCTGTCCCCTTAAGcatcagagagagaaagtgtggaaGGTGGTGGATCGGTAACACTTCTCTCCTAGATGTAAGAGATTCAGGACCACAGGTCAAGGCAAGCCATCCTGGCAACAGCCCAGAAGGAAGGCCTCTGAAGAggccctcccccccaccccttccttctGGGCTGTATTCCTCCATCTCCCTTCCATCGGCCAACATTGACTCATGCTTACTGGGTGCACGGAAGGAAGGAATTCAGCACAGGTTTATCAGGAAGCTGTGGGCCGCCAGACTGACGTCTGGCGGGAGCCACAGCGGCAGAAGTGGGCTCGCACCCACAGGAGTTAGGCCAGCCCATTACAGAGGCAAATGCGGCAGAGAGCGGTGAACAGGGGCTTCCAGGTGGGAGCAGCTATGTGGGAGAGGGGCAGCAGCATGGCAAGCCAGAGAGCTGTCAGGTGGGCTGGCCACAGGACTGTGAAGATCACAGCTACAGAAACAGGCAGATGCAGGCCAGGGGAACAAGAGCGTTCCTGCACAGAGGCACACAAGAAGCACCAGAAGAAGCTGTGGGTTGGCATTGGGACTCTGCTAAGGCAACACACTAAAACCGCCTGCTGCCCACAGGGGAGACTGTTGAACTCCCTGGCAACCAGGAGGACAGAAATTATGGAGAATCGGGGAAGTAGGATCCCCTTTCTCCAACCGTTGTAGATGGGCAGTTGGTTGCAAAATCTGGATGAAGAGGAACTGTGTCAGGTAGACTTAAAATAGGAAGGGAGAGCAGCCACATGGAGGGAGCTGGCAGTGCAGACTTGGAAGGGCAGAACAGATGTGGAGGGGCGGAGGTTAGGGAGTAGGGGCACAGACTTGGAAAAGGGAGGTAGCTACTATATGATGAGAGATCAGAAGGTACTGAAGCATAGCAGTTCAGGAGCTACAGAAATGAGCAGATGGGAAAAGCAAACAGTGGGGCTGTGAGAGCTGTGGGGAACACAGGCGGCTACATAGCCTGGCCGGACCACTGTGGGACGGACGATTCCAGAGTTGTGGTGGGAGACCAGCTTTCGTTCAGCCCTTAGACATTCATTCTACTTATCTCGCCCCACTGAGACTGGAAGGAAAGAAACCCAAGAGGCGGATGACTTCAAACCCAAAGATTCACTGGGGTTCCTTGGGTTTGAACTGAAAGTGGGTTagctggggggaggaggaaaggggggttAAAAGCACAGAATATGGCAATCTTTTTGTGCATGAGTACAGACATTTCTACCCTGTTATTTACCTTCCTATTCTGCTGtaatgaagtgtgtgtgtgtttgtgtatttgaATGGTCATGTATATTTTCTTTGGTGTGGCATAGAAATGTAATGGCGGGGGCTCAAGCTTGAGGTTTGGGGATAAGTGACTCAAAATAGCACAGGAGACCACAGATGTAACAAAAGGATCCAGAGTTGTGTGGGAACCCATGGGGACCCAGTGTTACACACAACCTTACTTTGTGACCATTAGCAAGTCACCTCTCTTCCCTGTGCctcaacttccttatctgtaaaatgagaggattggattagatggtctctaagggaTCTTCCAGCTCTCACGTTCGGCAAATCTGTCTGTGAGGACCTTCCTGGGGCAGCTAAGGAAAGCTACCCTCCATCTCAACCTTCCATGGTATGCATCAGTCTTTGGGAGGACCTTACCTTCCTGTGGACCCAATCTCTTCCCATTCTTCTGGAAGAGCCAACTGAAATAAGGGGTTAACTATGACAATCCATCTCAGACCAGGGGCTTCCTGGGGATGGGGGCATTCTCCCCCTTTGACAGGTTCTCCAtatctcccactccctccccagcaACAGCACTCTATTActtccaccccccacccccaaaaccCCATCAGAACTCAACAGGTAACAAAAAACCATACTTGTCCAACCCCTGTGTTTGTGCCTCCCCCCCCTCCATACCCCACCCTAGATTGGTCTTCCCCCAACACTCATCCCTGCAGAAGGAGTCCGGTGTGGATGGCAGATCCATAAACATTTCAGGTGTCAGGTCCCACATTAGTCAATCAAGTTCAAAGTCAGACATTTTGAAAAGTGGATGGGATCAAGGAGCAGAAGTATGAAGAGTTCCAAGATGGTcagcataaaaataaaactagtcCATGAAGAAGGGTACAGGGAAATCCGAGAATCCAGGAGCCTCTTCTCCTTCTGCCTCCCACCTTTGGGCTCCAACAGATTCCCCTGACTCCCAAGACAGGCAGAGAAGAAGCCTATGGATTAGCTAGAAAGAAGGACCACTCCCATCCCCTGGAGGTATGGGAAGGATTGACTCCCAGGCCCTTTACAGCAGtgggaagatctggatttgaaagCACCTGGGGAAGGTCTGACATCCCCTCAGTGCTGGGGGTTGGGGACAGAAGAGATGGTCCTGGGAAGAGGTCATGGAAGGGGCTCGATGTGTGGGGCAGGGGCCAGGGACAGTTATGAAGTCGCCATGTTCTCCTCATCTCTCACAGAGCCAAGTTGATCTGGGGCttctgggaaaagggaaggggtccAGTTAGCCTGGGTCAGAGGCTGGGGGGCAGCAGCCCCCAGAGCGTGCTGAGGATTGTGGTGAGGGCCAGAGCTGAGGAGGTCTGGGCCCCAAGGCTAGCCCCATTGCAGTAGTCGTACTGGCAGCAGGACGTGGTGGCAGCATTCTTGGTGTAGCCATCGTACAGGGTCTCAAAGCAGGTGGGGACACAGGACTTGCTGACTGTTACCCTGGTTGGAGTGATATCTGAACACCatagggaggggagggaagagaaaaaaaaaggaaacaggctCAGGATTCCAGGAGTGGGCA
This genomic window contains:
- the LYNX1 gene encoding ly-6/neurotoxin-like protein 1, encoding MKFFPVLLLMTIMVQPLTHALECYVCEHKGYNCFKTMRCPDYVNYCMTTRTYITPTRVTVSKSCVPTCFETLYDGYTKNAATTSCCQYDYCNGASLGAQTSSALALTTILSTLWGLLPPSL